One genomic region from Desulfuromonas sp. TF encodes:
- a CDS encoding PAS domain-containing sensor histidine kinase codes for MSNNRREQIDILLGESDLLHDIFESTHDGILVIGEDGIIAYSNLAAEKLLGISHDAMNGVKAEQLPLRMHYRSCKEIPQESKPFAAAFSNGTIKGPTQVILKRPDGSTLPVLFNVRRKDKGITVAVLTDHSEMMRRQQQADDYYNLLAHDIRTPLTVILGHAEILKINMGKTEDRSVKAIIDAVKQLEAFTKEMSDRMLLESGNFKLEKENIQLIDVIKDVVSQIEPTMKKHKIHLDGPSILTTVKADNYRLKRVFFNILTNAIKYSPEGTTIFITLWENTKGIMIKFTNQGHGIEPEDLNYIFDPFYITTVGKNKGGTGLGLYISRLIMEAHDGRIYVSSDKEETSFTIHLPKGS; via the coding sequence TTGTCGAATAACCGCCGCGAACAGATAGACATCCTTCTTGGAGAAAGTGACCTCCTGCATGATATTTTTGAATCAACCCATGATGGCATTTTAGTAATAGGTGAGGACGGAATCATTGCTTACAGCAATTTAGCTGCTGAGAAGCTGTTAGGCATTTCTCATGATGCCATGAATGGCGTTAAGGCAGAACAATTGCCTTTAAGAATGCATTACAGATCGTGTAAAGAGATACCACAGGAAAGCAAACCATTTGCTGCAGCATTTAGCAATGGGACCATAAAAGGACCAACACAGGTGATTCTTAAGCGTCCAGATGGAAGCACTCTACCAGTGTTATTCAACGTGCGAAGAAAAGATAAGGGAATTACAGTTGCAGTTCTTACTGACCATAGCGAAATGATGCGCCGACAACAACAAGCAGATGATTACTACAACCTACTTGCACACGACATACGAACACCGCTCACCGTTATCCTTGGCCACGCAGAAATTCTTAAAATCAACATGGGTAAAACTGAGGATCGATCAGTAAAAGCTATTATTGATGCGGTTAAACAACTTGAAGCATTTACAAAAGAGATGAGTGACCGCATGCTACTGGAGAGTGGCAACTTTAAGTTAGAAAAAGAGAATATTCAACTTATTGATGTGATAAAAGATGTGGTTTCCCAGATCGAACCAACCATGAAAAAACATAAAATACATCTTGATGGACCTTCTATACTAACTACTGTAAAGGCTGATAATTATCGATTAAAACGTGTTTTCTTCAACATTCTTACCAATGCAATAAAATATTCCCCAGAAGGTACAACAATTTTCATTACACTATGGGAGAATACTAAGGGGATTATGATAAAATTCACAAATCAAGGTCATGGTATAGAACCTGAAGACCTCAACTACATTTTCGACCCATTCTACATCACTACTGTAGGCAAAAACAAAGGTGGTACTGGACTGGGTCTCTACATTTCTCGTTTGATTATGGAAGCTCACGATGGTCGAATTTACGTTTCTAGTGATAAGGAAGAAACATCCTTCACGATACATCTCCCCAAGGGGTCATAG
- a CDS encoding site-specific integrase yields the protein MSVYKRGKVFYMNFTLNGIRVFKSTGMTTKREAKAIENTERHRLLKESRQSPQEKRSKTLLLDAVELTYEAKWKHGKDSTRSYRRACNLAELIGNVPVGKIDEDTVQQLTRNLEGRGSKNATINRYLASLKTILKQMKQQTDFIHLRKEPKGRIRVLSKEEEQEVLKLLRQDHGGRRIYYAEFADLVEVLLGTGMRLSEGLELLYLDVNYASGMIHIWRNKGDRPRSVPMTKKVRSILHARQKANPEKPFTLKEHQAESAWAWIRKQIGLQGDKEFVIHSATRHTYASRLANKGVDIFTIKELLGHSSITTSMIYMHLDPSKLAHAVAVLEEESEE from the coding sequence ATGAGCGTCTATAAGCGAGGAAAAGTGTTCTACATGAATTTCACTTTGAATGGCATCCGAGTATTCAAGTCTACTGGGATGACCACCAAGCGAGAGGCCAAAGCTATAGAGAATACAGAGCGCCACAGGCTCTTGAAGGAATCCAGGCAATCACCTCAGGAGAAAAGATCAAAGACCCTTTTGCTGGATGCAGTCGAACTGACTTACGAGGCGAAGTGGAAGCATGGGAAAGATTCAACCAGGTCATACAGGAGAGCATGTAACCTGGCTGAGCTGATCGGTAACGTCCCAGTAGGCAAGATAGACGAGGACACTGTGCAACAGTTAACCCGGAACCTGGAGGGCAGGGGGAGTAAGAACGCGACTATCAACCGCTACCTTGCATCCCTCAAGACAATCCTCAAGCAGATGAAGCAGCAGACAGATTTCATCCATTTGAGAAAGGAGCCCAAGGGTAGGATAAGGGTTCTCTCCAAAGAGGAGGAACAGGAGGTATTGAAGCTTCTGCGTCAGGACCATGGAGGTAGACGGATCTACTATGCGGAATTTGCAGATCTGGTCGAGGTACTTCTTGGAACTGGTATGCGTTTGTCTGAAGGCTTGGAGTTGCTCTACCTGGATGTGAATTATGCAAGTGGCATGATTCATATTTGGCGAAACAAGGGAGATCGGCCGAGATCGGTGCCAATGACCAAGAAGGTCAGGAGCATCTTGCATGCAAGACAGAAAGCCAACCCAGAGAAGCCATTTACCTTAAAAGAGCATCAAGCAGAATCGGCTTGGGCCTGGATACGAAAGCAGATCGGGCTACAGGGTGACAAGGAGTTTGTGATTCACTCGGCTACTAGGCACACCTATGCTTCTCGCCTGGCAAACAAGGGGGTGGATATTTTCACCATCAAGGAACTTTTGGGACACTCCTCTATTACTACCAGCATGATCTATATGCATCTGGACCCGAGTAAGCTGGCACATGCGGTAGCTGTTTTGGAAGAGGAATCCGAGGAGTAA
- a CDS encoding MucR family transcriptional regulator codes for MPTLLELATNIVSAHASTSAMTREELLAELQEVHNALSKMEKGEAVTEAPAAAEEQPAVSMKKAFGKKEIVCLVCGRGGMKTLGRHLRSAHDMTPKEYKKQFNIPASQKLAAKDYSESRRQMAIDRDLGAGLAKARAARGKKK; via the coding sequence ATGCCTACCTTACTTGAACTCGCAACCAACATCGTATCCGCACACGCATCCACATCTGCAATGACTCGGGAAGAACTCCTAGCAGAACTCCAGGAAGTCCATAACGCACTCTCCAAAATGGAAAAGGGAGAAGCTGTAACCGAAGCACCTGCTGCGGCGGAAGAGCAACCTGCTGTGTCCATGAAGAAGGCTTTTGGTAAAAAAGAAATCGTGTGCTTAGTTTGTGGTCGCGGAGGAATGAAGACCCTTGGCAGACATCTTCGGAGTGCTCACGACATGACTCCCAAAGAATATAAGAAACAATTCAACATCCCTGCTAGCCAGAAGCTTGCCGCTAAGGACTATTCCGAAAGTAGACGCCAGATGGCTATCGATCGTGATCTTGGTGCTGGACTGGCCAAGGCTAGAGCTGCTAGAGGGAAAAAGAAGTAG
- a CDS encoding ArdC family protein — protein MSKVYEIVTNQIMHLLEQGEIPWLKPWKSSGGARNLITGKPYRGINQFLLNCSPYQSPYWLTFRQIQGKFGSLKKGSKSQLIVFWKWIDKKDNDDQDTESTTGKIPLLRYYNVFNLEQTEGISHPPQETTSNPFTPIEQAEQIIENMQNRPDIQYGGDRACYSPMLDYVKLPTRESFHSPESFYATAFHELIHSTGHEKRIGRKGIADPTYFGGHAYSQEELVAEFGASMLAGIAGIEQETIENQAAYIQGWLRVLKGDKKLAIIAAGQAQRAADYILNNGEAEIHL, from the coding sequence ATGAGCAAAGTCTATGAGATCGTAACCAATCAGATCATGCATCTACTGGAGCAAGGAGAGATCCCATGGTTGAAACCATGGAAATCCAGCGGAGGAGCAAGGAATCTCATAACAGGTAAGCCTTACAGAGGAATAAACCAATTCTTACTTAACTGCTCACCCTATCAATCCCCATACTGGTTAACCTTTCGTCAAATACAGGGCAAATTTGGAAGCCTGAAGAAAGGTTCTAAGTCCCAGTTAATCGTATTCTGGAAATGGATAGATAAGAAGGATAACGATGACCAAGACACAGAATCCACTACCGGCAAGATTCCACTCCTCAGATACTACAACGTCTTCAACCTGGAGCAGACTGAAGGCATATCACACCCACCGCAAGAAACCACATCCAATCCCTTTACACCCATCGAGCAAGCAGAGCAGATCATCGAGAATATGCAGAACAGGCCAGATATCCAGTATGGAGGAGATCGAGCTTGCTACAGTCCCATGCTGGATTATGTGAAGCTACCCACCCGAGAATCCTTCCACTCACCAGAGTCCTTTTACGCAACAGCATTCCACGAGTTAATCCACTCCACAGGACACGAGAAGCGCATAGGTCGTAAGGGCATCGCTGATCCTACCTACTTCGGCGGTCACGCTTATTCCCAAGAAGAGCTGGTTGCCGAGTTCGGAGCGTCAATGTTGGCCGGCATTGCAGGAATCGAGCAGGAGACAATAGAGAATCAGGCAGCATATATCCAAGGATGGTTACGAGTGCTCAAGGGAGACAAGAAGTTAGCTATCATCGCAGCAGGACAGGCGCAAAGGGCAGCAGATTACATATTGAATAATGGAGAGGCCGAGATTCACCTATGA
- a CDS encoding hybrid sensor histidine kinase/response regulator: MEFYMANRYTILVVDDERIMIELTGMVLRSHNYNVITFSKAIEAFNYVKENNVDLVLADYMMPGMDGVSLLNKIKVYNKLIPVIIMTGKGSEEIATGIMKAGASDYILKPYSNQDLIERIEHVLYVSQIEKQNQELIKEKDSIIHQLIKRNEEIENSLSLPNDIELFTRSIIHDLNNSNTLIHQLACALIKDIEGDVENSRLFKYLKNIEKRSTIMGQDLFKLRAIMHNNLSVRKKKSSLKSILNEAIEIVSFEEVKIKIYYDSSIDEIYCDYNLLVLLLRNLIENSVQAMPDGGTICIHVYESSGNTIQFKIRDEGCGISDIYLDKVFQIDFSTKSDGCGLGLYLVKEIVKLHNGKINIRSEINKWTEISMQFPVEME; encoded by the coding sequence ATGGAATTCTATATGGCAAATAGATATACAATATTAGTAGTAGATGACGAACGCATAATGATTGAATTAACAGGAATGGTTCTAAGGTCACATAATTACAATGTTATAACTTTTTCAAAAGCAATTGAAGCTTTTAATTATGTTAAAGAGAATAATGTAGATTTAGTATTAGCTGATTATATGATGCCAGGTATGGATGGTGTAAGTCTCCTGAACAAAATTAAAGTCTATAACAAGTTAATCCCTGTTATTATTATGACTGGGAAGGGATCGGAGGAGATTGCAACTGGCATAATGAAGGCTGGCGCAAGCGACTACATTTTAAAGCCTTATAGTAATCAAGATCTTATTGAAAGGATAGAACACGTCCTATATGTTTCACAAATTGAGAAACAGAATCAAGAATTAATTAAAGAAAAGGATTCGATAATTCATCAACTTATTAAGCGAAATGAAGAAATTGAGAACAGTTTAAGCCTCCCTAATGACATTGAGTTATTTACAAGATCAATTATCCATGATCTAAATAATAGTAATACATTAATTCATCAGCTTGCCTGTGCTTTGATTAAAGATATTGAAGGTGATGTCGAAAATAGTAGATTGTTTAAATATCTCAAAAACATTGAAAAAAGATCTACTATTATGGGTCAAGATCTTTTCAAGCTAAGAGCTATTATGCATAATAATTTATCTGTCAGGAAGAAGAAATCGAGTTTAAAAAGTATTTTAAATGAAGCCATTGAAATAGTATCGTTTGAAGAAGTAAAAATTAAAATTTATTACGATAGTAGTATCGATGAAATATACTGTGATTATAATTTATTAGTTTTGCTTTTAAGGAATTTAATTGAGAATTCGGTACAGGCAATGCCTGACGGTGGAACTATATGCATTCATGTGTATGAAAGTTCCGGAAATACAATTCAGTTTAAAATAAGAGACGAAGGTTGCGGCATTTCTGACATTTATTTAGATAAGGTTTTCCAAATTGATTTCTCAACAAAATCCGATGGGTGTGGTCTAGGCTTATATTTAGTAAAAGAAATTGTTAAATTACACAATGGCAAAATAAATATACGATCTGAAATTAATAAATGGACTGAGATAAGCATGCAGTTTCCCGTTGAAATGGAGTAG
- a CDS encoding peptidylprolyl isomerase, which produces MSQQNPVVLMQTSKGDITIELDAQKAPLTVSNFLGYVKEGFYDGTIFHRVIENFMIQGGGMTAGMEQKKTKAPVKNEADNGLKNSRGTIAMARTQVVDSATAQFFINVVDNDFLDHQAKTPAGYGYAVFGRVIDGMDTVDAIRKVPTGSSGMNQDVPKEPVTITKATVVE; this is translated from the coding sequence ATGAGCCAGCAGAATCCCGTGGTCCTGATGCAGACGTCCAAGGGTGATATCACCATCGAGCTGGATGCGCAAAAGGCCCCCCTCACGGTGTCTAATTTCCTCGGCTACGTCAAGGAAGGCTTTTATGACGGAACCATCTTCCATCGGGTCATTGAGAATTTCATGATCCAAGGCGGAGGAATGACCGCCGGGATGGAGCAGAAAAAGACGAAAGCGCCGGTCAAGAACGAAGCGGACAACGGTTTGAAGAACAGCCGGGGGACCATCGCCATGGCCCGCACCCAGGTGGTGGACAGTGCCACGGCCCAGTTTTTCATCAACGTGGTCGACAACGATTTTCTCGACCATCAGGCTAAAACCCCTGCGGGATACGGCTATGCCGTCTTCGGGCGGGTCATCGACGGGATGGACACGGTGGACGCCATCCGCAAAGTCCCGACCGGCAGTAGCGGCATGAATCAGGACGTTCCCAAGGAACCGGTGACCATCACGAAGGCGACGGTGGTTGAATAA
- a CDS encoding alkaline phosphatase family protein, with amino-acid sequence MRWTGWIDRLFRSYYSLKFYPFRKERLSRRKEGVASGFVGIQIDGLSCPHLRQALAMGYLPNIERHLKRGYGLREYQAGLPSTTPAAQAAIFYGDGRGVPAFRWFEKSTNQLISCNDLRHVQYFRERLFQGREGLLAGGSSYANILDGEASRSVFTVSSPHPQTLFGRFGGLRVLLLLLLHPLRVCRMAAASVVEYFAELYDRWHFRKNRSWQLSEGLFPFIRIFCNVILRELQTFGVIADIYAGVPAIYTTYSGYDELAHHFGPGSRPALKNLKHTDMRIGEIMRILRHAPGARYELIILSDHGQTPGYPFEKRFGATLGDAVSAFLRQNQEAAVSSGPLEFTGVQLGYLQDELEARPKGMRHRLYRAVMRHLQYRIRQMVPETLKIDPEGGVVITYSSSLAHLYFTGRPHRLTWQEIRENQPLLLRFLCRHKGIGFVMAKGEGEKICFFHRNGQVQVTPEAPPAAGDLSFLRIYGEPHKLLPELCRFAADDSCGDLILFGVYDGKQIACFDEQVGGHGSVGGEQSRPFLILPPGHPLIGREELSGYEFLHWELFRPYVRQSTKP; translated from the coding sequence GTGCGCTGGACGGGATGGATCGATCGTCTTTTTAGATCCTATTACTCGCTCAAGTTCTATCCTTTTCGCAAGGAGAGGCTGTCTCGCCGCAAGGAAGGGGTAGCCTCGGGGTTTGTCGGTATCCAGATCGACGGCCTCTCCTGTCCCCATCTGCGCCAGGCATTGGCCATGGGGTACCTGCCCAATATTGAGCGTCACCTTAAGCGGGGCTACGGCCTGCGCGAATACCAGGCCGGACTGCCGAGCACCACACCCGCAGCGCAGGCGGCCATCTTCTATGGGGACGGCAGGGGTGTTCCGGCCTTCCGCTGGTTCGAAAAATCGACCAACCAGCTCATCAGCTGCAACGACCTGCGCCATGTCCAGTATTTTCGTGAACGTCTCTTTCAAGGGCGGGAGGGCCTGCTGGCCGGCGGATCCTCCTACGCCAATATCCTGGACGGAGAGGCGTCCCGCAGCGTATTCACCGTCTCCTCTCCTCATCCGCAAACGCTTTTCGGGCGATTCGGCGGGCTGCGCGTTCTGCTCCTTCTCCTGCTCCACCCCCTCCGGGTCTGCCGCATGGCCGCCGCTTCGGTGGTGGAATATTTCGCCGAACTCTACGACCGCTGGCATTTCCGCAAGAATCGAAGCTGGCAGCTCAGCGAAGGACTCTTCCCTTTCATCCGGATCTTCTGCAACGTTATTCTCAGGGAACTTCAGACCTTCGGAGTCATTGCCGACATCTACGCCGGCGTGCCCGCGATCTATACCACCTACAGCGGCTATGACGAGCTGGCCCACCATTTCGGGCCGGGTTCCCGGCCGGCCCTGAAGAACCTCAAACACACGGACATGCGCATCGGCGAAATCATGCGCATCCTGCGTCACGCTCCAGGCGCCCGGTATGAACTCATCATTCTCTCCGATCACGGCCAGACCCCCGGCTATCCCTTTGAGAAACGATTCGGGGCCACCCTCGGCGATGCGGTGAGTGCGTTTCTGCGACAGAACCAGGAGGCCGCCGTCTCTTCCGGACCCCTGGAATTCACCGGAGTCCAGCTCGGATACCTGCAGGATGAACTGGAGGCGAGACCGAAGGGAATGCGTCATCGCCTGTACCGTGCCGTAATGAGACACCTGCAGTACAGAATTAGACAGATGGTGCCGGAAACTCTCAAGATCGACCCGGAAGGAGGCGTGGTCATCACCTACTCGAGTTCCCTGGCCCATCTCTACTTCACCGGCCGTCCGCACCGGCTGACGTGGCAGGAGATCAGGGAGAATCAACCGCTGCTGCTGCGCTTTCTCTGCAGGCACAAAGGAATCGGCTTTGTCATGGCGAAGGGGGAAGGAGAGAAAATCTGCTTTTTTCATCGAAACGGACAGGTGCAGGTGACCCCCGAGGCGCCGCCCGCGGCCGGGGATCTGTCATTTCTGAGGATATATGGAGAGCCGCACAAGCTCCTGCCCGAGCTGTGCCGATTCGCAGCCGATGACAGCTGCGGCGACCTTATTCTGTTTGGTGTCTATGACGGAAAACAGATCGCCTGTTTCGATGAACAGGTCGGTGGACACGGCTCGGTGGGAGGCGAACAGTCGCGCCCCTTCCTCATTCTTCCGCCGGGCCATCCCCTCATCGGACGCGAAGAGCTCAGCGGCTACGAATTTCTCCACTGGGAGCTGTTCCGCCCCTACGTGCGGCAGTCCACGAAACCATAG
- a CDS encoding RadC family protein has translation MTTKPKTLRFKIIKSVFETLTIKESSPEYPLNRRISCSNDVFNLFRYLSSETKEHFISLHLDAKNKIQCIDTVSVGSLSASIVHPREVMKNALLSSAAAIVLVHNHPSGDPTPSREDLEITTRLKECCDLFGLRLLDHLCIGDGQFVSFADRGLI, from the coding sequence ATGACCACCAAACCCAAGACCCTCAGATTCAAAATCATCAAATCAGTATTCGAGACGCTGACCATCAAGGAAAGCTCACCCGAGTACCCACTGAACAGGCGCATATCCTGTTCTAACGACGTATTCAACCTGTTCCGCTATCTGAGTTCCGAAACCAAGGAGCACTTTATCTCCCTACATCTCGACGCTAAGAACAAGATCCAATGCATCGACACCGTTTCTGTAGGCTCTCTCTCGGCCTCGATAGTCCACCCACGCGAGGTAATGAAGAACGCACTCTTATCCTCTGCAGCAGCAATTGTTCTGGTACACAACCATCCTTCGGGAGATCCGACACCAAGCAGAGAAGATCTTGAAATTACTACTCGGCTGAAGGAGTGCTGTGACCTATTCGGGCTAAGGCTACTCGATCATCTTTGTATCGGCGATGGGCAGTTTGTCTCTTTTGCTGATAGGGGGCTGATATGA
- a CDS encoding response regulator: MFKIKALIVDDDLDWLSLLKDVLESKENEIYLASSSSSALKVIESEVVDVVFCDIKMLYRVDGNKTVKNGGLFLAKKIVEEFPATKVIIITGYGSKEFAVDSIRVGAFDYLEKDNAIIENIKESIEKIKTIKLENLARPKLLEKDICYEEDLNGICETDIFTIHINKNWSVEEFIKLLSSIKDIYNIFYLIKHDNISKASLYDRDYLAKVCIALKNNLFEKNITSLKVSSITYNSPGKISFKGIGEPIRELKDLILSLINIRNEYKMSKLKVESLQKDVDRKEIENNHFSLQSNIGYQMQTIEVVNKKVDLLKSLGFKEDQIKQVLHCLDHDIETIILNIESEKLSM; this comes from the coding sequence ATGTTTAAAATTAAGGCATTGATTGTAGACGATGATCTAGATTGGCTCTCCTTATTGAAAGATGTTCTTGAGAGCAAGGAGAATGAAATTTATTTGGCATCTTCAAGTTCATCAGCATTAAAGGTCATCGAGAGTGAAGTTGTAGATGTAGTATTTTGTGACATAAAGATGTTGTATAGAGTCGATGGTAATAAAACTGTAAAAAATGGTGGTCTTTTTTTGGCTAAGAAAATAGTTGAGGAGTTTCCAGCCACAAAGGTAATAATTATAACAGGATACGGATCAAAAGAATTTGCAGTGGATTCGATACGTGTTGGTGCATTCGACTACTTGGAGAAAGACAATGCTATAATTGAAAATATCAAAGAATCAATTGAAAAAATAAAGACAATAAAATTGGAAAATTTAGCTAGGCCAAAATTATTGGAAAAAGATATTTGTTATGAAGAAGATTTAAATGGGATATGTGAAACAGATATTTTTACGATACATATCAATAAGAATTGGTCTGTAGAGGAGTTTATAAAACTTCTAAGTTCAATAAAAGATATCTACAATATATTTTACTTAATAAAGCACGATAATATATCAAAGGCATCCTTATATGATCGTGATTATTTAGCCAAAGTATGCATTGCTCTTAAGAACAACCTTTTTGAAAAGAATATCACAAGTTTAAAAGTTTCAAGCATAACCTATAATTCCCCTGGTAAAATTTCGTTTAAGGGTATAGGTGAGCCAATAAGAGAGCTGAAAGATTTGATTCTTTCACTGATAAATATAAGAAATGAATATAAAATGTCTAAATTGAAAGTAGAATCTTTACAAAAAGATGTCGATAGGAAAGAAATAGAAAATAACCATTTCAGTTTGCAAAGTAATATCGGTTACCAGATGCAAACCATTGAAGTAGTTAATAAAAAGGTGGATCTTCTTAAATCATTGGGGTTTAAAGAGGATCAGATCAAACAGGTTTTACATTGTTTGGATCACGATATAGAAACAATAATACTTAATATTGAATCGGAAAAATTATCAATGTGA
- a CDS encoding HIT family protein, translated as MSEESARYKAPGVAGCIFCSKEITERIVATRGTVFAIKDKHPVTQGHLLIIPYRHTEEYFTMTSEERQHAEELLRQLRKKVLQEDPSVKGFNIGMNCGEVAGQTVMHAHIHLIPRRAGDTPEPKGGVRGCVPEKMGY; from the coding sequence GTGAGTGAGGAGTCAGCCCGTTATAAAGCTCCCGGTGTTGCCGGCTGCATCTTCTGCTCAAAAGAAATCACAGAGAGAATAGTCGCCACCCGTGGGACCGTGTTCGCCATAAAAGATAAGCACCCTGTAACCCAAGGACATTTACTCATAATCCCCTACAGGCATACAGAAGAGTACTTCACGATGACCTCAGAGGAGAGGCAACACGCAGAAGAGCTGCTAAGACAGTTGCGGAAGAAAGTGCTCCAGGAGGACCCGAGCGTTAAGGGGTTCAATATAGGGATGAATTGCGGAGAAGTTGCTGGTCAAACAGTGATGCATGCACACATACACCTAATCCCCAGGAGAGCAGGAGATACACCTGAGCCAAAAGGTGGAGTAAGAGGGTGTGTTCCGGAGAAGATGGGATATTAA
- a CDS encoding GGDEF domain-containing protein: MKRLINGEKKRVLTDIIILGSVSSLAVYLAINFNIYDSFNRFSKSHEEWNLDDIVLSITIMLAVSFGVFSYRRWIDIQRLLKYANYDSLTGLFNRRRGHEIINDEIVRKKRYGRPLSMIMFDLDHFKEINDKFGHLKGDAVLKDVATKATFSIRATDILIRWGGEEFLVVCPETDLEGARQLAERIRGKIKDIHCPDFPGITASFGVRQMKINDDFYRFIHALDEKLYQAKSSGRDSVVG; encoded by the coding sequence GTGAAAAGATTAATAAATGGAGAAAAGAAGAGGGTATTAACAGATATCATAATTTTGGGGTCCGTATCTTCTCTTGCGGTATATTTAGCTATTAATTTCAATATTTATGATTCATTTAACAGGTTTTCAAAATCCCATGAAGAATGGAATTTAGATGATATAGTTTTATCCATAACCATTATGCTTGCTGTTTCTTTTGGAGTTTTCTCATATCGCAGATGGATAGATATACAAAGACTTTTGAAGTATGCCAATTATGATAGCTTGACAGGTTTGTTTAATAGGAGAAGAGGCCATGAAATAATTAATGATGAGATAGTTAGGAAGAAAAGATATGGAAGGCCGTTATCAATGATTATGTTTGATCTAGACCATTTTAAAGAGATAAATGATAAATTTGGACACTTAAAGGGTGATGCAGTTTTAAAAGATGTAGCAACTAAGGCCACTTTTAGCATTAGGGCAACTGATATTCTTATCCGCTGGGGTGGGGAAGAATTTCTTGTTGTTTGTCCGGAGACTGACCTTGAAGGTGCAAGACAGCTGGCTGAAAGAATTAGAGGCAAAATAAAGGATATCCATTGTCCGGACTTTCCAGGAATAACCGCTAGCTTTGGTGTTCGACAGATGAAAATCAATGATGATTTCTATAGGTTTATCCATGCTCTCGATGAAAAGCTATATCAGGCAAAATCCTCAGGTAGGGATTCAGTCGTTGGCTGA
- a CDS encoding HNH endonuclease — MFAISPTDIKWFRFLKNNSIDQNVNFWTPTPWNLTRLKHGDRFYFMLKSPIRKLGGYGVFKQYENLSVNEAWIKYGLGNGCETKEEFLSRLFGYTDRHTDHPLTSGSEVIGCIELEDCIYWKDSEYKVPEENGISFPRQVVKIKYFDIDDPFLQARRSHSTAEMNSHSWTIDGFNIAEKVLDKSTFLHRGTGIPIDIRGFFIAGAMRQGESRPVTLIYQGRGYRAHIDMEASETARTRLFWESEFSILLRETFPHHFALYGQNQKPESNIVLRLTRIDGYEKYQVFFSGEVSEHMAVNDIEADMLEEKGPAKEGAVKEYYGKRYERSAVNRQQAIKHHGLTCICGFNFEKSYGARGADFIEVHHIKPIHTYQQEQHVDPKTDLITVCSNCHRMIHRDPSNILSIEVLKTILSDHRGTPSE; from the coding sequence ATGTTCGCAATATCCCCTACTGACATTAAGTGGTTTAGATTTTTAAAGAACAATTCAATTGATCAAAATGTTAATTTCTGGACTCCAACCCCTTGGAATTTAACTAGACTTAAACATGGTGATAGATTTTATTTTATGCTCAAATCTCCAATTAGAAAATTAGGAGGTTATGGTGTATTTAAACAATATGAAAACCTTTCAGTCAATGAAGCATGGATTAAATATGGTCTAGGCAATGGGTGTGAGACGAAAGAAGAGTTTCTGAGCAGATTGTTTGGTTACACCGATCGGCATACTGACCATCCCTTAACTTCAGGTTCTGAAGTTATCGGTTGTATTGAGCTAGAGGATTGCATTTACTGGAAAGACAGTGAATACAAAGTTCCAGAAGAAAATGGGATTTCTTTTCCAAGACAAGTAGTAAAAATAAAATATTTTGATATTGATGATCCGTTTTTACAGGCGAGGCGTTCTCACTCAACTGCTGAAATGAATTCACATTCTTGGACCATCGATGGATTTAATATTGCAGAAAAAGTCCTAGATAAGTCTACCTTCCTTCACAGAGGAACTGGTATTCCTATTGATATAAGAGGGTTTTTCATTGCAGGTGCAATGAGGCAAGGGGAAAGTCGACCTGTTACGCTGATATATCAAGGAAGAGGGTACAGAGCCCACATTGACATGGAGGCCAGTGAAACAGCAAGGACTAGACTTTTTTGGGAGTCTGAATTCTCAATCCTCCTCCGGGAGACATTCCCTCATCACTTTGCCCTATATGGCCAAAACCAAAAACCTGAATCCAATATCGTGCTTCGCCTCACGAGGATTGACGGTTATGAAAAATATCAAGTCTTCTTCTCTGGCGAGGTAAGCGAGCATATGGCTGTAAATGATATAGAGGCAGATATGTTGGAAGAAAAGGGGCCAGCTAAGGAGGGTGCTGTTAAGGAGTACTACGGGAAGCGATATGAGCGCAGTGCAGTCAATAGGCAACAAGCTATCAAGCATCATGGCCTAACGTGTATCTGTGGTTTCAACTTCGAGAAATCCTATGGTGCCAGGGGAGCCGATTTCATCGAGGTCCACCATATAAAGCCAATCCACACCTATCAGCAAGAACAACACGTAGACCCCAAGACCGACCTCATCACCGTATGCTCCAACTGCCATAGAATGATCCATAGAGATCCCAGCAACATTCTCAGCATTGAAGTTTTGAAAACGATCCTTTCAGATCATAGGGGTACTCCCAGTGAGTGA